The window GATCGCTCCTTGGCGACCACCCCTCGCTCGATCTCAGCGATCGTCAATGCCGTGACGAACTGGTCAGCCAACGCTACTGATGACGCCCACGCCTCAACCTTGGGATTGCGGCCCCTCACGCGCAAGGACGACACGACGTTGGTGTCCAGGACGAACCGGCCTGCCACCATCACAGCTCGGCCGCGCGGCCGGCCAGTCCAAGCCGCCCGGGCTCAAACTCGATGTCAGCGCCCTCATCGGCCGCGAGCAGGTCCACCAACGTCAGCGGGTCAGCCTCCAGGGCCGACGCAAGGATGTCCCTCGCCTCCGCCTCAACCGACCGCCGATGCTGCGCGGCGCGTACCTTCAGCGCCGCCTTCGTCCCCTGCGGGAGATTGCGAATCAGGATCTGCTCCACTGCCAACACCTCCGATATCGGTACCACGATATCGTCGAACGTGCGGCGTTCCAAGCAGGAGGACTGGCTCCTCGCGAGACCTTGAGGAGCGATATCTAAGCGGATATCATGGGGGACATGGCCAGAACGATCATCGCGCGCGCACGCCGCGGCAGTGGACTGTCGCAGCGGGAACTGGCGCGCCGTTCGGGCACCTCGCAGCCAACGCTCTCGACCTACGAGCACGGCACCAAGTCGCCGACGCTGGCCGTGGCCGAGCGCATCGTCAACAGCAGTGGCTTCGATCTCGACCTCGTGCCCCGCGTCGAGTTCACCATCCACTCCGGTGCCCGCGGTGAGCCGTTCGTCGTCCCTGATCGCCTGTGGCGTCTCGACACTGACACGGCCTTCGCGACGGTGAAGCCGCCCCAGCGCCTGCACTGGTCCGGCCCGTCGCGTCCCTACAACCTTCGCGACCGACGCGACCGGGCCAGGGTCTACGAGATCGTTCTTCGCGAAGGCGAACCGGCCGACCTGCTCGCTTACTTGGACGGGGCCCTGCTCGTCGACCTCTGGGACGAGCTCGTCATCCCGAGGGCGATCCGCAGCGCCTGGGAGCCGCTCATCGCGTCCGTTCGGTGCCATCGCGTGAGCGACTGAAGGCTGAGCGACTTCCAGGTCGGACTGGCCAACGTGTTCTTCTCCCTGCCCGAGTCGGCAGGCTTCCTACTCGCCGGCGGCGCGGCGCTGATCGCCCAGGGGATCGTGCCGAGGCCGACCGAAGACCTCGACTTCTTCACATCGCGTCACTCCGGAAGCGTCGTGGCAGCGAGCGATGCCCTCATCGCTGCGGTCACGGCTCGCGGGTGGACACACGAGTTGGTGCGGACCGGCGAGGAGTTTCGGCGGTGGGCGATCACCGGTCCGGAGACGGTTCTCGTGGACCTCGCCGTCGACAGTCCCGCCTCCAGCACTCCGACCGTCACGATCGCGGGCCCGAGCTTCGCGCCCGCCGAGCTTGCGATCCGCAAGACACTCGCGCTGTTCGGCCGCGCGGAACCCCGCGACTTCGTCGACGTCTACGTGCTGCACCAACGATTCGCCCGCGAGGAGACGCTTCTGATGGCAGCCGAGGTCGATCCAGGCTTCGACCTCGCGATGTTCGCTGCCACGCTGCGGACCCACGGCCGCATCGAGGACCAGGACTTCCCCGACGTCGGCGTACCCATCACTGCCATTCGGGCCTACT of the Nocardioides sp. genome contains:
- a CDS encoding helix-turn-helix transcriptional regulator; protein product: MARTIIARARRGSGLSQRELARRSGTSQPTLSTYEHGTKSPTLAVAERIVNSSGFDLDLVPRVEFTIHSGARGEPFVVPDRLWRLDTDTAFATVKPPQRLHWSGPSRPYNLRDRRDRARVYEIVLREGEPADLLAYLDGALLVDLWDELVIPRAIRSAWEPLIASVRCHRVSD
- a CDS encoding nucleotidyl transferase AbiEii/AbiGii toxin family protein is translated as MFFSLPESAGFLLAGGAALIAQGIVPRPTEDLDFFTSRHSGSVVAASDALIAAVTARGWTHELVRTGEEFRRWAITGPETVLVDLAVDSPASSTPTVTIAGPSFAPAELAIRKTLALFGRAEPRDFVDVYVLHQRFAREETLLMAAEVDPGFDLAMFAATLRTHGRIEDQDFPDVGVPITAIRAYFDAWAEELDPR